ACTCATCAGTTTCTTTGCTGATATATAAAGTTGATCCAACTCATCTCTTCCCACTGCTCTGCTGTGTGGGCGGTGCTCCAGCGAGCGCTCTGACGAATcgcttttctgtttaaatagtCAGGTTTCCTCCTTCGCTCAGAGCTCTCTTTAACGCCATGTTGGCTGTTATGACTTGACGTGTTTTCATCAGACTTTTACTACGAACCTGACAGGAGTGGCTGCGTGAAAATCCCCCCTTTCTGGAGACCTTCCGTTTTTATTAACGCGTAATTTGGATGATAGCCGCGGAGGATGCATGCGTCGTTCGTGTGACTTTGCTTTCGGAGGGAATACTACTTTGGAATAGCAGTTGTTTTTAAAGGGACCGAgaccttgtttttcttcttcttttgctgCGGTTTTGGTTTTTTCACGTCATATGTGCAACAAGATGTCAGACGTCCGCCTCTCTAACGGGAGCCCCACGGTGGAGCGGGTGGACGCAAGACAGCCGGACAGCGCCAGGTCGGTCCGCAGGGTGCTGTTCGGCACACCTGACCCGGAGGAGACGCGGAAGCAAGCGGAGGCGTTGCAACGGGAAGCCGTGGAAGCTTTCAGGGAGACGTACAACTTTGATCCGGTGGAGGACAGGCCGCTCCCTCCGGGGGATTACGAGTGGCAGGAGGACGAAGACGCGCCGGAGTTTTACCGCAGGTCCCCCCGGGGGAGCCAGCCGCCCCGGGGAGAGGCTGGCGAAAACAGCCCGGAGAGGAGGAGGCGGTCGGCTCAGACTAACGGTTCGCGGAAACGATCTGCAGAATCTGCAGGTGAGAAAACCTACTTTTATTAAAACTGTCAtgcatttagcttttttttattattattattaaaacggAAGAAACTGCAGAAACGCAGCAGTTTGCAGTATGATTGAATTTCTACTtttattgcaataaaaataacttattCAGATTGCACGCAATTCCTTGTTTTTTTGAGTGACTTTTTCTCGAACTTAACAAAAGTGGAGGCGTTTCCTTcatgcaaacctttttttttttttgtgtgtgtacttCGTGCATTTATCGATTTTGGTTTTGCAGGTTATTGCTCTGACGGTTGTACGAGTAAAAGCAAAAAGTCGCATTCCGACGAAGAGGACGATGACGAACAGGCGCTCTGCTCTGGAAGCCAGGCAGAGGAGAGAGCCAGCAGGTCcgaggagggagaggaggtcCCGTGCTGTATGGTGCCAGGTTAGAAACCATTTTATCTCCCTTGTGCTTTGAATGGCTTCTGCACTACTCTACACTGCGTGCAAAAGTAGTAAACATGCGTGCAGAACAGCTGGAATTATCTGCACTCACTGTTATACTCTCACACAAGTCTCTCTCAAAGCTTTCAGCTCCGACCTTtcaccctctctctctctctgtgtgtgagtGAATGCATGAGTGATATCACGCATTAGTGAATGCATTTTGAATCAACAGCCGTTTCCTCTTTGCGTCCCACAGAGCACTAAGACCTGTCGCCGGTGGAATACTGTAGGCTTCCTCACCATCTGACAGAAGACGtggagaaaaacatgaaaaacaaagcaGCTTTATCCGAAAGAAGGGAGGAGGAGAGGCTGCACAAGCACTGAATATGTACACTATCGACTCATATTTTTCTATTATAAAATTGCCTCAAAAGCAGCAGACAATGTAGCATTGTGCAAATTGATTTTtgctcatatatatatatatatatatatatatatatatatataaatatctacTACCTATGTTTCAGATGTAGCAAATAATTGGTTTTCATACCtttttgtgtaaatgtgtgtatttgtgagtTTGACTCAGGGAGTTGCAGTGCAATTCCCATCAGAGAAATCTAAACGTTATTTAgtataaaaaaatgttaatttgtgtcaTTATTCAGGTATTTgatgtaagttttttttttttatataaaaaaaaaaaaatgcagatttCAAACATCAGGGTTACATGGAAACAAAATGTTCACTTTTTCTATGGTGTTGTTGATGAAGGCCCACATGGTCTTCACTGTAAGTTGAGGATCCATGAAACTGGGAGTAGCCATGATAGATAAAGTTTACAGTCTTCTCATTtccctatttttatttttttgttttttaaatgggaTCAGGGAGGGAGGGGGTTGGGTGGGCGAGGGGCAGAAATCACGCCTCTTTTTCAGCCTGTGGTTAAAACTGCTGAGCAATatccataattttctttaaaaacagtgtTTGCAAATAATCCTGAAAgttccattttattttcctaaaattcATTGAATTTATATTTTAGTGAGGTACATTCACCCCCCTCCCCCTGCACAAGTTGGTGTGGTCCAGGGTAACATATCTGGAGAAAATATGTTAAAACCACTGGGCTTTCTTTATGCAAATATGTGAATCAAAGAATCGTGTTTGTGGTGTGAAATTCATGTGGAACATGTAATTGATTGCACTATTCATTTGTCATTTAAGTGAGGGCAGAAATACAAAGTGTCACCCCTTCGCTTTGTGTAAAActttgaagtgtttttttttttgtttttttttttaaaaacactgtaaGACTATACTAACTTATTTACGTCTTTTTTTTGGTGGGTTATTGTTTAGCTGTCCAAAGCAACATTTTGTGCATTcttgtaaatatatattttcatcatttaaaaaaaaaataaaagatgaataaataaaattgctAAACTGAGCCAAATAATTGCTATTGTGTATTCTTATATTATTTGAAGCGCAGcttaattaaaagaaatgcaacaaaaacacaggTTTAATTGCTGCAACTGTTAAGAGACATgatcaaatttaacatttagtGAATGTTGACTATAATGATGAGGTGGTTTATTTACAGATCTTCCGTAAGCATCAACGTAAGTTCAGGAGGTTATGTAAAAAGATCTTTTtaggacaaaaaataaaaagtgtacaTTTTGTCCGTAGTGTACAGGCCGTGACTGCTGAATCCCTTCAGTCTgaagttaaaaaacaacatgGGCATGTcctgaggaaagaaaaaaaaagagagggaAGAAAAGTTTTTAGTTATTGGCATTCCCAGACTCCAATCACAGCAAAGTGAAGGAAAGCAGACCACTTAGCCAGCAGCCAGTCAGAGAGCTGTGGGAGGGAGCCCAGGACAGTACAGCCTGTTCTTTTCATAAGGCACACACCACCCAATTAGTTTCATTGGCTGACTCTTTCCTGTTGATACTAGTGTGTAGGAGTCAAGTacagagagagtgagagaaagaGCTCCTCTCATGATATCTCACACTGGCTCGGAGTGTCTGCAGGATTTATGAGTGAGCTCATTTATTTAGAGTGCCATTTTCAACCTCCAACAACAAACCTTAACATTGTTTCTGACACGGTCCTCAAATGCAACAGCCACTTAGCAGAATAAGACCATTCTGCGCATCTTTTCTGTCAGTTGGTGTGTTTTGCCACCTCAGCGTCAGCAACTtggttctttattttttttttttttggtaacgAAACACTATGTTTGGCTGTTCGTCTGTAGTCAGTAATAATGGCACTAAGCAAGTCAAAGAGATCTTtgctgaagaagaaaatgccagaACAGGCCACACCTATTTCTATTTGTGTAACTTCTGACCATTAGAAACTATTTTTAAGACTTCTCCTTGATTTGCTATACAATTGACAAAACatgctattattattacttgTGTGCATGCACCTTCTgtttcaaaagtaacagaaaatTTGGCTCGATAgcatttaagtccagactttaactagaccactccaaaacctttgtttagttttatttgagCCATTAGGAGAGGACCTGCTGGTGTTCTTTGGATTATTCACCTGCTTCATAACCCAGGTGCACttcagcttaaggtcacaaagtgATGGCCTTTAGGAATTTCTAGTGGAGAGCAGATCTTATGGTTCCATCATTTACAGCTTTTTGTCCAGGTCCTAAAGCAGCATCGAGGCCCCAGACTATAACACTaccgccaccatgtttgactgtcagtatgatgttctttgttttgaaaACCTCTTTTAGTTTTACGTCAAATGTAACAGGACGCACCTCTTCcgaaaagttccacttttgacTCGTCTGTCCATCGTCAgtccactgaatattttcccaaacatttggaggatcatcaagatgttttttggccaTTGTGAGACAGGCCTCTGTGTGAAGGCATTTTTATGctgtttcttattgttgaactcagaccttaactgaggcaagtg
This portion of the Girardinichthys multiradiatus isolate DD_20200921_A chromosome 17, DD_fGirMul_XY1, whole genome shotgun sequence genome encodes:
- the cdkn1ba gene encoding cyclin-dependent kinase inhibitor 1Ba translates to MCNKMSDVRLSNGSPTVERVDARQPDSARSVRRVLFGTPDPEETRKQAEALQREAVEAFRETYNFDPVEDRPLPPGDYEWQEDEDAPEFYRRSPRGSQPPRGEAGENSPERRRRSAQTNGSRKRSAESAGYCSDGCTSKSKKSHSDEEDDDEQALCSGSQAEERASRSEEGEEVPCCMVPEH